The DNA segment TCCTGAGCTGATGCATTTAAGTATTTCAACATACATATTACACAGTGAGTGAGGAGTATGCTTTTCTTTTGGAAAGATGAGAAACAGGAGCTGTGGAAGGAACTGGGAGTCCACAGGAGGAAGCCGCCAGGTTTCAAGCATGTAGAATCAGAATATGAAACTCCAGGAAAGTTAAATTCATTAGAAACCCTAAATTTGAGAACATATTTGCACATGAGGCACATGCCCCTCACTTTTGATAGTGGTGGGGCTGGAATCCAGGTTCTCTCACATGCTTGGCAAAAATTGTACCACTGGTCTAAACCCCATTTATAGATCCCTGGACGTACAGCATGGGGGCAGTGATGAATGTGGAGAGACATTCACAGTTTGAAAACAACCTGGAAAGTAGAAGCTACCCATCTTTGAGTTTGTGTTGCATTACTCAGGAGGTTGGGGACATGGATAGTGGGCCACTGGTGTTATTAATGATGGTCCTTAAAGCAATGTAGAGTTCTGTGCAGCTGGTCCCTATCCCAGAAACCGAGAGTCAGGTTCCGTGGAGGCGAGACCTGCTTAATCCAGATATTGCTGCATCAAAGGTTACTCTCATCCTAGCCAGTGCCCTCACTCGGTTTGTAATCGGTTTGTAATCGTTAAACTCTACGAGGACAGGTACTATTTCCATTTGGATCCTATGCTCCACTCTGGGACCAGGGAGTGCCTGACCCAACTCAGAGCTGAAGCAGGAGTTAACATCCTGTATCCTCACTCTGTCCTCTACTATCCATGAACACATCACTTGTAGGGGACAGAGGtggtgagtttaaaaaaaaaaaataagccagcaTTCATACCGTGGGCTTCCTGTTGCTCCTCAAGCTGCCGAAAATAGCTTGGCAGTATCTCTGGTTAATGAGACTGTCTCCAGAGTGCGCAACTCCACGCCCCTAAGGGGGAGGATCATGGGTAGATCTGGGCCTGCGCCTGGACAGCGGACTACAACTCCCAGAACGCACCGGAGCACCTAATGGGCCTTAAAGGGGtgaataacagttctttttccGCTGTGCAGGAAACTGAGCCACTGGCTAGGCTAGGAAATGCGACTCCTGGGTCCAAGGGAAGGTTCCCTCTAAGGTGGCAATGGAGGAAGTGGCTGCTGTTCTGGTCATGGATGGGAGAGGATGGGGATTGTGTGGGGAGCATTCACGCGGTAGGGGTCCGTACCCTAGGGGATCGCCCCTCAGAGTTCAGGACAACTTCAGAACTCAGATCTTAAGGCAGGATGTGTAAACAGTGGTGAGCTGTTTGGCTGGGTTGTCGTAGTGACTACCAGACCTAGGTGCCCAAGAATGGCATAAAGAAGACCAGAGTGTGGTTCCGAGACTCACAGACTGCATCCCAGGATTGTAGCCAGTGCCTCTTGACCCTAGGCCCAAATCCGCGCATGCGGATtgtgtgcgtgcttgcgtgcgtgcgtgcgtgcgtgcgtgcgtgcgtgtgtgtgtgtgtgtgtgtgtgtgtgtgtgtgtgcctgcttgggtgcgtgtgtgggtgtgtgcgtgcgtgtctgCTTGggtgcgtgagtgcgtgtgtgcgtgcgtgcgtgcgtgcgtgcgtgcgtgcgtgcgtgtgtgtgtgtgtgtgtgtgtgtgtgtctgtttgtgcgtgcgcgcgtgtgcgtgtgtgcgtgtgtgaatgGAGTTCTTGTGGCAGTCACCTTCCTCcttgtctgagacaggatctgttccttgttctccctgctGACCCAGTTTCTAAGGATTCTTTTCCATCTTGCCTGAGGAGAACAGTGATGCTTCTAAGCATCTGGCTTTCTgtcagttctggggatttgaactcaggtcttctcagTTGCTTGACAAGTATTTtgccattgagctaaatccccgacGCAATTCCCAATCCTTTGGTCCTAAAGAGCTCTGTGCAGGTGCATTACTGGACCAAGGGTTTGATGCGAGACCACTCCTCAGATGGGAAGGTAGGGAAACGTTAAGATAACACACAAAAGCTAATCAGCTCTCAGGTTGGGGTCGACCAGGAGGGAATTAGCTTTAAAATCTAACAGATTTTCTATCACGTAAAAAAACAAACTGATGAAAcgaattaaaaatgtgttttattttacctAACAAatccaaatgttttctttcaacaTGTGATCAATACAAAATGTTAtcaagaacagttttttgttCAAGTTTTCGCACTAACTCTTTGAAGTTGGTATGTATCTGGCCTGAATAGCACATCTCAACACAGACTGGCCGAGTGTCCAGTACCTTAGAGCCATGCTTGGCTTACTGGTAGCCTCACTGTGCTGCACAGCTCCACAGTGTTCTGTGGAGTACTTCTACTGTAGAGCTTGGTATGGACTAGTTCAGATGTAACCTTGGGCCAGggtttctgcctcctttcctctCAATTACTCCTTTGATTTCGGCTAACATTTACCCAATGCACTGCTGAGTCTTTAGTCTCATTTTGGACTCTGGTGCCCTTGAAGAGGATACTCAGATGATGGTGCTGCTTCACCTAATGGGACTACCCAATCAGTGTGGGCATTTTTTGTTGTATATGCTTGTATGCTTGCTGCAGGAAGAGCCAGAGTCACTCAGGGTCTCTGCTTTCCTGGCCCCCACTCAGAAATTCCTTCAAAGACTCTGAACTTCTCAATGGATGACCCAGAGAAAGAGGACAAGACTGATGGGCTCCTGACAGTCTGTTCGGAGGTCAGCTGGAATTCTTTCCTTACTCagagaaaaagagtaagaaaTTCTTACTTAGAGAGGTAAGAtgttgccttcttctgacctggaTTGTCTGCTACCATTTGATCATGTTTCATATTTTTGAGACATACTGTGCCCAAATCTTTTCTGATAGACTAAATAAAGGTGAGATGGTGAGATCCTGACCCAGCCCCAGGCATcagatgttttttttgtttgtttgtttgttttgttttgtttctgtgtgtgtgtgtatgtgtgtgtgtgtgtgtgtgtgtgtgtgtgtgtgtgtgtgtgtgtgttcattgtgagggaagagaaagagaaaaaactgtGAGCATGAATTTGTGAAATAATAGGAAACTGTGAGATGCTTTCCTTTCACCCCCAAGAATTTTGAGCAGAAAGTGGCATagggaaaaagaaggagaaatgtaGGCTGCATGTGTAGATTTGGAGATGATGGGCAGGAGCATTCCATGTTAGAGGCAAGAAAGAGTAAAGGGTCaggaacagaaaggaagtggtgtctgatccactggaactggagttacagaagtttGTGAGCCTCCTTGTGGGTACTGTCAGTCCTCTGAAACAGTAACCAGTcctcttaagtactgagccatctctccagcccctgaaaggATTTTGTTGTaatgaattatataaacaaaGTTGTACTTTCTTAGCAAGTTAAATGTATAGTTCATCAGCACCTAGGGCATTCACAATGTCATGCAAACAATATCATCCTTCATctatggaattttttttccttcttttccccagACTAGAGCTCTTTCTCCTCTAGACATGAACCTCCCAGTAGTCATCTATCTATTTTCTGTCTCcatggccggggggggggggggggctgggggggcagGTTGTACCATAGGACCTCTGGGTTGCATCTTCAATTATTTGTTCTTTCATGTCTTGCCCCTTTCATTGAACATAGTGGCCTCCAAGTTGGTGTCTACACTTTTAGCTGTCAGCCTTACTGGAACTTATTGTAGATTTTGAGAAGCAGAGCAAATTTTAAGATGAGGGCTGCTCCTTTGGAAATGGTAATTAGAGTAAGCCTAAAGGTTGTAGAGGAAACAGGACATTCACTGACTTGgcttttgttgttctttaattTAGAAGTCTAGCAGAATGCCAGTTCCCACATTCCTTAAGTGAACAACCATTTGCGAACCTCAGGAATTCCTCCAAAATTCCATTGCTTGACACTGGAAAGGTTTTAAAGATCTAACTTGCTGAGCCATGCCAATGCATGAAATTGAGGGGATGGGAAGCCCCACTATTTCCTAATCAGTTAGCTCAAATATAGCTAACAGATTCCTCAAGAGCTTGTTTCCCGTGGTGTGGTCATGGGGTGCAGACTGTTCAGACATGTGCAGATACCACAAGGAAATACTTGGTGGCTCTTTGGTCCTAGTTAATCCTTTCCGTGGGTAAAAGGAAACCAGGAAGAAGACTGTTtcgtagttggttgtttttttactcttaatCCTTGGGGAGCCCGCCACCTAGGTCCTAAATAATAAATCACAcggagtcttattattacttataaattcctggcctcagcttggcttgtttctagctagcttttcttaaattatcccatctatcatttgcctctgggcttttactttctctatttctctatacctttctttacttcataGTCTgcggcttgctgtgtagctgggtgcctggcccctgatgtcctcctctcctccttttctcatcccTTGGTCttcacttcccagatttctccttctgtatattctctctgcctggcagccccgcctatcctttctcctgcctcgctattggcggctgctcagctccttattagatcatcaggtgttttagacaggcacagtaacacagcctcacagagttaaacaaatgcaacataaaggaatgcaacacatctttgcatcattaaacaaatgttccatggcataaaaaatgtaacacatcttaaaataatactcgaCAACACTGTTTAGTCTTTTAACGTTGTCTCAGGACAAGAAATGTCTAGTTCCAGTGGTTTTATGCTAACTTTcaaattaagaaatataaatcaGTCTTCAACCAGCAAAGGTTTATTAGTAATTCACATTGCCAGGGTGAGGTGCTTACCTCAGTGTGTAAAGCGCTTGGCCTGAAGGCATAAGTatttgagtttgatctccagcacccatgtgaaaagctagaCAGGGTGGCTTTCACTTTTGATTCCAGCTTTGAAAAGGCAAAGACAAGTGGGTTCCTGGATctccctggccagctagcctTGTGTTCTCATTGAATTTTAGGGCCAATGAGAGATACTGTTTGAGAAAATGATGTAGaaagctcctgaggaatgatacctgaggctgacctctggcctccactcaaCTCTTCACCCCCTACATTAGAATCCTTTGAAATTGGAGCCATGCCACTGAAGCAGTTGCAGGACTGGTGTAGGGAGCGCGGAGCATCTGAACCCCCAGAGGTCTATGCTGATCCTGGGGATTCCCAAGGACTGTAGTGAGGATGAATTTGAGGAGACTCTGCAAGAAGCTCTCAGGCATCTGGGAAGATATAGGATCATTGGCAGGATGTTTAGGAGGGAGGAGAACGCCCAGGCCTTTCTGGTGGAACTTGCACGTGATTTTGACTATGCTTTAGTGCCTAGGGAAATACAAGGAAAGGGTGGGCTCTGGGAAGTGATGGTGAAACCTCCTAATTCAGATAATGAATTCCTTAATACACTGAACCACTTCTTAGAGGAAGAGAGGCGCACATTGTCAGACATGAACAGGGTCCCTGGGACATACTCGAATTATTCACCTACCAAAACTGCTATATCAGCAGATTTCTGGGCCTGGGCTCAGACTCTCAGTGCAGTGAGGCAGCCTCTGCTAGAGCGAATGCTGTACCGAGAACTGGGAGTCTTTTCTGGGAACACCATGGCAATCCCAGGGTTATTGGCCTTTGATTCCTGGCTTGAGCACACCACTGAGATGTTACAGATTGGCAGGTGCCTGAAGTGGAGACGAGGTGGAGGCTGATGGAATGCTTGCAAGGTCCTGCTCTACAAGTGGTCAATGTGCTCCATATCAACAATGCTGCCAACACAATGAAGGAGTGCCTGGAGGCTCTGCAGCAGGTATTTGGGCCCGTGGAAAACCGAAAAATTGCCCAGCTGAAATTTTGTAAGGCTTATCAGGAACTAGGAGAGAAAGTTTCTAGTTTTGTGGTGCGTTTGGAGACCCTGATCCAAAAAGCCCTAGAGAAATATGCAATCCCATGAAGGAATGTGAATCATACCCACCTGAAAAAAATCTTAGGTGGCGCCATCCTTACTGAAAAACTTCGAGAGAAACTTAGATGATGAAACAGCACAGGAAGCCACCTAATTTCATGGCCCTGGTTGTTGTagcaggcctccagtctgaggaaacaggaccagctgaggatccggcgaggtgagatagctgtggcttattctgtctctctgaccttccagtattcaccccaataactggcctcgggtttgattttattaataagaacttttaagattcctgctacacctggtGAAGCTTTTACCATGAGGAGGAGTGAGAGGCTACTAGGGGTCCAGAGAAGAGGTGCCTACAAGGGCTGGAGTTAGACCCAAGTCCATCTAATGTAGGCAGCAGGGAGATTTGTTCCTGCCTTTGGCAGTGGTCTTGAGACAAGGCCTTACCAAGGTTCCTATCCCCGGAGGGGCAGAGGCCAGCACTGAAGGGGAGGTGTGCCCAGGGATGGGTCTCAAGGTACAAGAAAGCACAATTATGACACATTCTGTTATAGTTGCTGGGAAGATGGCCACATCAGAGTACACTGCTTTAACTCCTCCAACTGGCCCTTAGTGAAGCAGAAGATACAGGCTGTAATGGAGATGGGAAACAGGGCCTGGGTTTGGGAGGAGAACCATCCCAAGCCCAAGACCAAGTAGGATCCAGGGAACAGGGTAACCATTGTTCCCATAAGCCAAGGAGACAAAAGAGATATTTGAAAGAGGATGACGAGCAGGTCAGAGAAATGGCAGGGGACCTTAGTGGGACACAGGTAAAGTCCCCTAAGCCAACGCCAGCTGGAGAAAACCCCAACAAGCAAAAGTATACCACATTAAGCTCAGTAATGACCAGATGCAAGGCCTCTAGTATGTATCAGAAAAGGAAGCCAGGAACGGCTGCAGCTGCGTGGGGCCACAGGACTCAGATGGGGACAtcaggaaagcagaggcagaagacagTGAGGGTGTAGATCTAAGAAACCTAGCAACCTCCAATCTACATGTGGAGGAAGCAGTCACAGGGTTGTCTTGGCCAGAGAGAACCAATGCCTGGGGGGAAGCGCAGCAAGGCAGGGAGACAGTGCTCCGGAGAGGAGGCCGCAGGATCCAGCCCGTCTTCAGGATCATCTACACTGCTCTAGGGGAGCCCCATGAGGGCAGTACCCTTGAGTCCTTTCGTGAGTGAAACCCCTGGGTCCCTGGACCCAAAGGCTCCGGGAGGCCAGTGCCAACTCAGAGGCAGTTTCCTTCTGGACACCTTGACTGTGAGCAGGAAAAGACACCAGTGCCCAAGAAGAGCCCCAAGCTGGGGGTGTGCACCCAGCACCATAGGATTCATGCTCTCAGCTGGCCTGAGAGCCTTTGAGTGTGCAGAACAGACTTTGTGTGAACAGGAGGTGGAAGAAGAGCAGCAAgaggacttggggggggggggcgagggtaGTTTGTTCTGCTCTCTTTTGTCCAGGGCTGCTGGAGAATTCCAGAAAGCAAGCAGGGGGAGCCTGGTGAATACAACTGGGCAGGCAGCTGCCAAGGCTGGCCCCAAACCCCGCCAACCTGGGAGGATGGCCAGGCAGTGCTGCCGAGGTGCCATCCTCCATCTGTCACCCATACCACAAGGGTGGAAGTTACAGAAGAGGCCATCTCAAGggttctgcctggctctcccaACATGGATGCCCCCTCCCCAATGCTATCCTGAGGCAGGCTACTCTCTGCTTTGGAACACCTCTCTTATCTTTCAGCCTCATACTGACCCAGCTGTCCAACCAGTCCCTTCCCACCTTGTGTGCTTATCCACGACCCATTGATCCTGTACAAAGCTGTGAGTGAGGTGTGTTAACTTGAGCAGCTGGAAGCCCTGACTACCTGGTCAGGGTCACCTCTACACCCTGGCACATGTTGTGAGCTTCTGTGCCAGCCAAGGCCATGCTAGCTCCTCTCCCACCAGTGTTGTGAACTCCTTGTCTGTTTTCCTGGTGTACATCTAGACCAGCCTGCTGCTCGTTCTCCTGCAGATGTGTGTGTTGTTACCTGATCAGGTGCTCCCCAGAATCCCCAGGCTCAGTCCTGGCAGCCAGTGGGAAGCAAGGACGTTGACAAGGGACTGGTCAGTGACTTTAACATGGGACTGTGCTGTAATGTTCTACTCCTGTTGTCACTTGTGACTATGTTTCCCAGGGTTGGTGAGGTATTCTTTGCTGTGCTTTGTAGTGTCCTATGACTATCTTGTGCCAGAATAGGGCAGGGCCACCCTACTGGGTAATCCCTTGTAAAGGTTACCCAAAGAGTGAGGGAATTACAAGAGGTAGCTCTTGGGCCCTTGGGAAGGGAGAAAATAAGAGAGGGATCCCAGTCTTGGTCAGACAAGGCCCTTCTGAGGAGCTCCAGTTTGGGATGActcacgtagttaaaagggaggtttattttgtggggtaacttacaaataaatGGATAGTTTACTGACTCAGGGAAAGGcatagcacagtccagcagtgttctctccagcgtccagggtccaggaaccaagaaggCCAgcccatccggatctcgggtcttcagggtcctcccttggccctgccttgtaggtgtgactgttaatgaagcctcaatgggggttggaacttccagatcaaagctggaatggctacccactacagacccCGGCCTGTACAAGGAATGTAATGGTCCTTTGGCCTATTAGGTATCTCTGTTCCAGGTTTGGGGACTTTGGGGGAGCCCCTGGATACAAGGAATATGAGGGTCATTTAGACTCTTAGGtatctctggtcctggttgtggaaGGTTGGGAAAGCCCATAGTTGTACAAGGAAGGTAAGGGTCATTTGGACGATTTGGTATCTCTGGTCCTGGTTGCAGGAGCTGGGGAAGCCCCTGGCTGTACAATGAATGCAAGGGTCATTTAGACTCTTAGGTATCTCTGGTCCTGGTGTGGGAGCTTAGGGGAGCCCTGGTGTAACTGAaggttttctgtgtcctgcccggtcccAAGGTCCCGCAGTCGTGcacctgctcagacccaagtaaacacacagaagcttaatatgaattaaaactgctcggccattagcttgggcttaccactgactagctcttacacttaaactcagccaatttctgttcatctatatgtcgccacgtgttctgtggctttacctgtgtgccattacatactgctccctggacggtgggctggcgtctcctcctttcttcctgtctctccccttgaatttccctcctgcctctaagctaccttgccataggccaaatggctttattaatcaaccaatcagagcaacacaaattcacagcctacagaaagacatcccccccaTCACCCTGGCTGTACAAGGAATGTAAGGGTCGTTTGGGCTGTTGTGTATTCCTGGTCCAGGTTGTGGGAACTGGGGAGAGCCCCTGGCTGTACAAGGATTGTAAgggtcatttgggctattaggTATCTCTGGATCTGGTTGTGGGAGCTTAGGGAAGCCCCTGGCTATACAAGAAATGTCAGGCCATTTGGGCTATTAGGTATCTCTGGTCCTGGCTGTGGGAGCTTGTGGGAGCACCTGGCTGTACAAGGGATGTGAAGGTCATTTGGGCTTTTTGGTATCTCTGGTCCTGCTTGTCAGAGCTTAAGAGAGCCCCTGGCTGTACAAGGAATGTAAGGGTCATTTAGACTCTTAGGTATATCTGGTCCCGATTGTGGGAGCCCCTGGCTGTTGGGGCCCTTTAGATTATTAGCTACTTCTGGTCCTGTTTGTAGGAGTTTGATATGGTCAGGCCCAACAGAGAGTgcagatcaccaggctattaatcacctccaattcccagctttctggatggaagaacaggttttaCATCTTTTCTATTGAAAAGACAATTCTGCAtccttaacattcctggtttccatgGAGATCCATGGGCACAAAGGACCTGCCTGCTCCCAACAGCCTGGGATACTGTGATAGGAGTTGAGGTGTACCCAGGGAGGAAGACCCACATCTACAAAGTTTAGATGCCTCACATGAAATAATGAGAGCTGTCAGAATGTGTTCTGTATGCATCATCGGTGTGTACAAGGAACGGATAAAATATCTGAGTTCAGGCTCCTAAGAAACAAATGTATACATGGGGTTGGTGggatggctctgcaggtaaaatgcttgctgaactagcatgaggtcctgagttcagattccctaGAAGCCTTTGAAAACCTCAGCACAGGGttctgtagagatggctcaatggttaagagcactttttgctcttgcagaagacccgagttcaaatcccagcacctgtcAGGTGGCCTGAGACTGACTGATAACTCCACCTctagggggtctgacaccctccaCGGGCACCTGAATGAACACATTTGCACATACGTACATagaggcatacacacatacatataaataaaataagggaaataaatccaaaaaaataaaaatctcagcccCAAAGTGAGTGTAACACCAGCACTGGAGGGTAGAGACAgggtggattcctggagctcaatgGCCTGACGCTCTAGCCCAATCGATGAGCTCCATGTTCagagagataccctgtctcaaaataaggtaGATACCTGAAATATCTCTTGCTTCTACATGCCAAAGCACGTGTGGTGGCATATGTGCACCCCCTGTGGGCATAAGCGCGCatacacacaagtgtgcacatgcattcacacacaggtgtgcctaccatatgaacacatatacacatgcaccacaTACCAAAagatttacaaacacacacacacacacacacacacacacacactctctctctctctctctctctctctctctctctctctctctctcatgtattcTCACATGTGTGCTACACATACAAACTCATACACCTGCTCCACATACCaaagtgttcacacacacacacagagacacgcaCACACTCGAATCATACAGGATTCACCACTATGGTAATGTATTTATCATTTGGTATCGATCGTCAGAATATCTCAGGTAGGAGATATTCAAAGCTGGAAATATTACTAAAGGtccatacacccacacatactTTGCACAAAGCAGGGAAGTTCCCCCAGATAATTCAAAGTTTAAGAAGTAAAGTGATCCCAGAGGGGAAGCCCTCATTGACTGTACTGGAACGAATTCCACTTGTAGAAAAGGGGAGATGCTGAACGCACTCTGTTTTCAGTGCTTCTACACAACAAGACACAATGAGACAAGTGGTCAGGACTACAACTGGCCCCATGCAGAAACGTGGGTGACAACACACCTCTACATGGCATGGgaccatttttgttttaaaaggcaTGAAACGTCAGGAAGGCAGGGCAATTAAATGACTCATCCCAGCAAGTCTGAAACAATTTCATGTTTATTAAATCAAATGTTTC comes from the Peromyscus maniculatus bairdii isolate BWxNUB_F1_BW_parent chromosome X, HU_Pman_BW_mat_3.1, whole genome shotgun sequence genome and includes:
- the Pnma3 gene encoding LOW QUALITY PROTEIN: paraneoplastic antigen Ma3 (The sequence of the model RefSeq protein was modified relative to this genomic sequence to represent the inferred CDS: inserted 4 bases in 3 codons; deleted 1 base in 1 codon; substituted 3 bases at 3 genomic stop codons) yields the protein MPLKQLQDWCRSAEHLNPQRSMLILGIPKDCSEDEFEETLQEALRHLGRYRIIGRMFRREENAQAFLVELARDFDYALVPREIQGKGGLWEVMVKPPNSDNEFLNTLNHFLEEERRTLSDMNRVPGTYSNYSPTKTAISADFWAWAQTLSAVRQPLLERMLYRELGVFSGNTMAIPGLLAFDSWLEHTTEMLQXWQVPEVETRWRLMECLQGPALQVVNVLHINNAANTMKECLEALQQVFGPVENRKIAQLKFCKAYQELGEKVSSFVVRLETLIQKALEKYAIPXRNVNHTHLKKILGGAILTEKLREKLXMMKQHRKPPNFMALVVVAGLHFYHEEEXEATRGPEKRCLQGLELDPSPSNVGSREXFVPAFGSGLETRPYQGSYPRRGRGQHXRGGVPRDGSQGTRKHNYDTFCYSCWEDGHIRVHCFNSSNWPLVKQKIQAVMEMGNRAWVWEENHPKPKTK